Proteins from one Acropora muricata isolate sample 2 chromosome 9, ASM3666990v1, whole genome shotgun sequence genomic window:
- the LOC136927777 gene encoding uncharacterized protein: protein MNSQRENKNQRNGQKRLHSTLLSALSLLLSTVCCITVVRLEIKMNLQDRRISDSVTRCNQMETELQTLQGRQQGSEMHLLKTKGPKADENEFDSLTILKQSSTRQKRSSMRPSDHDVSEVKLLIKEELRRLQDQVCAKNEILCRPGPKGNQGRRGPRGKPGSEGPPGKHGPEGPRGSTGLRGDLGLPGIPGPAGPSGPKGVKGQKGEPGKSLSEPSLLQPPVETIVNETQTAILKCTVDGNPTPKISWFKQNSLLPVGRHVVEPSGALIVRDVKPGDDGVYSCKAENLLGSVNASAKLTVQFGPQLFLSANRMLAQENENVTITCNATGQPLPQITWSKFVGTLPKSRTYVSNGVIRIRQVKKTDSGTYICEADNIMGLKQGVIQLLVFHRLKFEVSPPQEVTPYVGSTVSFSCVAKSDLKPVITWKKDTKSRVLVDSNILPNGTLVLQNIQKSHQGTYTCIATNALATIIAKVRVHSPRSAPSCSVIRHFTSASGNYEIDPDGVGGVAPFTVYCDMTDKNKNGVGVTVISHDSESRTLVKRCETRGCYSRDIDYTGASLNQLTSLTLVSTHCEQFIKYECRGTVFQFDNPFGWWVSRSSAKITYWGGASAGSNKCACGMTNSCADRSQGCNCDKNDPVWREDTDRSQLPVKQLRFGDTGGSREQGYHTLGKMKCYGEA, encoded by the exons ATGAATTctcaaagagaaaacaaaaatcagaGGAACGGACAGAAACGACTCCATAGCACCTTGTTGTCCGCGTTAAGCTTGCTTTTGTCCACTGTTTGCTGTATCACGGTTGTTCGCTTGGAAAtcaaaatgaatctacaagaccGGCGTATATCTGACTCTGTCACACGCTGTAATCAGATGGAAACAGAACTTCAAACGTTACAAGGAAGACAGCAAGGATCGGAAATGCACTTGTTGAAGACTAAAGGACCAAAAG CTGATGAAAACGAATTTGATTCACTTACAATCCTCAAACAAAGCAGCACAAGACAGAAACGCTCTTCCATGCGTCCTTCGGATCACGATGTCTCTGAAGTAAAATTGCTGATCAAAGAAGAACTTCGTCGGCTACAAGACCAAGTATGTGCTAAAAATGAGATTCTCTGCAGGCCTGGACCAAAGGGCAACCAAGGTCGACGAGGACCCAGAGGGAAACCCGGTTCAGAAGGGCCTCCCGGTAAACATGGACCAGAGGGGCCAAGGGGTTCGACGGGGTTAAGAGGGGATCTTGGATTGCCAGGTATCCCTGGTCCCGCAGGTCCAAGTGGACCAAAGGGTGTGAAAGGCCAAAAGGGTGAGCCGGGAAAGTCCCTATCAGAGCCATCCCTGCTGCAGCCTCCTGTGGAAACAATAGTTAACGAAACTCAGacagccattttgaaatgtaCGGTGGATGGTAACCCGACACCAAAGATCTCGTGGTTCAAGCAGAATTCATTGCTTCCTGTTGGACGTCACGTGGTAGAGCCCAGTGGCGCCCTCATTGTGAGGGATGTGAAGCCTGGTGACGATGGAGTCTACAGTTGCAAAGCTGAAAATCTTCTGGGAAGCGTCAACGCTTCAGCGAAACTTACTGTCCAGT TTGGCCCTCAACTTTTCCTCTCAGCCAATCGAATGTTAGCTcaggagaacgaaaacgtcacaattACGTGCAATGCTACTGGTCAGCCCCTTCCCCAAATCACGTGGTCGAAGTTTGTTGGTACTTTACCTAAAAGCAGAACTTACGTGAGCAATGGAGTCATTAGAATCCGTCAGGTGAAGAAAACAGACTCAGGAACGTACATCTGCGAGGCAGACAATATAATGGGATTAAAACAGGGCGTGATTCAGCTTCTCGTATTTCACCgtttgaagtttgaagtttctccTCCCCAAGAGGTGACTCCATATGTTGGTTCTACCGTTAGTTTTTCATGTGTCGCCAAGAGTGACCTCAAACCCGTTATAACCTGGAAAAAAGACACCAAATCTCGCGTTCTTGTAGACTCCAATATTCTGCCAAATGGAACACTGGTTCTTCAGAACATTCAGAAATCCCATCAAGGAACTTATACCTGCATAGCAACGAATGCTTTGGCAACAATTATTGCTAAAGTCAGAGTCCATTCTCCGCGATCGGCACCTTCCTGTTCCGTGATAAGACACTTCACCAGTGCAAGTGGAAATTATGAAATTGATCCGGATGGCGTGGGAGGTGTGGCACCATTTACAGTGTACTGTGATATGactgacaagaacaagaatgGAGTTGGCGTTACAGTCATCAGTCACGATAGTGAAAGTAGAACACTTGTCAAGAGATGCGAAACTCGAGGATGTTACTCGCGTGACATTGATTACACTGGAGCGAGTCTGAATCAATTGACGAGTCTCACCCTAGTCTCCACTCACTGTGAACAGTTTATCAAGTATGAGTGTCGGGGCACTGTTTTTCAATTCGACAATCCGTTTGGATGGTGGGTGTCACGTAGTTCAGCAAAGATCACCTACTGGGGTGGAGCATCAGCTGGTAGCAACAAGTGCGCATGTGGGATGACAAACTCTTGCGCAGACCGCAGCCAAGGCTGCAACTGTGACAAGAATGACCCTGTCTGGCGCGAAGACACTGACAGGTCACAGCTTCCAGTCAAACAGCTCAGGTTTGGTGATACTGGCGGTTCAAGAGAGCAAGGGTACCACACTCTGGGGAAAATGAAATGCTACGGTGAAGCATAA